Genomic segment of Diachasmimorpha longicaudata isolate KC_UGA_2023 chromosome 14, iyDiaLong2, whole genome shotgun sequence:
GTTGATACTATCTAGTGCTAACGTTAGAACGATGATTCTCCCACACGAGGACTTTACTCTTTGCCCTGTGCCATCATCGATCTCTGCACGACGAATTCTCATCAAGATGATTATTATCTTTTCTCCCGGTGATGAGAGCAATTGGGAGCACGCgtgtcattaattaatttcttactctttattgtttttaattgacaCGCAATTGTTGGGGGTTTCTAACGCCTGGGGGGCTGGCGAAAATTAAAATCGTTTTGCAAGTTTGAGGGGGCGATCGAccttttaaattatttccagaGTTTGTTAATAACAATGTGCAGTGCTGATgggaatttattaacaaatgaaCAATGACTGccttctggaaattttttaataaattaatttcaatgatttctgaAAGATATTCCAGGAGCTGATATTTTTCTACGCGAACCTCGTGACTCTGTTCATGCTTCACTCTTTCTCTGCTGTACTTTCATCAAGTTCCTCCTGTCTCGGATATTTCTAGTCCCTGGGACTTGGGGAGGGTATTCCGAGGCACGTAGCGACTTTCAAGGAGACTTGGAATCCACTTCAGTCGCTATTTCGTTGGTAGCACAATAAGAAATTCGCGCGTGCGCGAGTGCCTCTACATCACGCACAGCTCCTAAATTTCTCCTATATACCTGGTATTTACTATTGACattaaatgcataaaatgCAGAAGTCGATTACGAGAACACCTGATTACACCTGAGAactaaacaaaattttaaatacatGTCACTCCATTTATATAACTATCttgtatttatttcatgagatacaatttatattttggaaGTTTTTCCTTAAATTATTTGactgaatattaaataaacatttgaAGACTTTCTGTGAacaattaatattcatttcatAGTGGACTTTAACATTTTCATTAACTTTCGTTCcgcttgataatttttatcaattgatgTCGACTGAAAGCTCCACAAATTCACACCTGGGCACCACCAGATAAcattccttagatcgtacctTATCtccttaattaattatccgtaagatcgataaaaattagttCTTAAACGTGATTTGTAAAATCAtttgtgataattttcttGTTTCCTTTCTTCCGGATATTTATTGTGCTTTATTTCACACGTGAATCATACCATACAACAGCTGCAGAATCGTAATTCCTCTGTCACCTCGTGATATTGAATTTCTTTAATCGATGTTAAATACTAGCGCACCTCGCTGCAATGTGTAACCGAACACCATCGGTTGTCacgtgaaattaattgaatatcgaattaaattattcgatTGTCACAATGATTCTTGCAAAATTCGATAGTTCTTCACATAaagtattatatattattatcgattatcaattaggcttttttttctaatcatGACAAACATCCGCCGTTTTCTTGGCCACATGCCAGAGTAACTGTGACTATCCTGTCGCCGATCAGTCTGTTGGAACGGGCGCATTGCACGAGTTGCGCCAATGCTTTACCAttcgcataatttttttctcccgatTTCACATCTCTCGAATACTATAAAATATTCACCTCAAAtggtctgattttttttttcactctcgaCGGGAGACAATGAACGGAAGAGAGTGCTGGAGTCGTTTGACTCAGAGAGTGAGTCACTCTCGATAGAATCATTGCGCCGAAGGCTGAGACTTGTTCgttataaaattcaataatttatttcacctCGGACAAACAAATCCGAGTGTTTCGGGACGTCATAGAACTCTTCGGGGACAAAAATTCCAGTTTCAGAACTGAGAGGAATCCCGAAGTGACAAAggaaataaatgattaatatttaattgaatggaTCAGGGAATAATTAATAGCGTAGTGATTAAATCATGCGGTAAAAAATTgctgggataaaaaaaattggcccATCCAGTTGCAATTGTCCGATGCATTACCAGGAACCCTCTCCCACGTGTTCCTCTCCCATACCGGAAATTATTCATCCCGCAGTATCTACCCCGTCTGGCCACTGCAGCAAAGTCAATTTTATTCCCTTTCGAGGACCAAATCACGCACACAGACGGCACGTGTGAACGCAAACCGACGAATGTATTCAGTTTATCAggcaaaattgtttttctcgcTTTGCGATCATGCCAATTTGCTCTCGTTATTCATGCCAAATGCTCTGAATGTATAAACACCCGAGAACACCACCGATGGAATAGATTAAGCGCCAGATTTTCCCTCTCTCATTCATGAAAttcgtgaataaaaattttatattctgaTTTTCAGGGAAAGATAAGGGTAACGGAGCATGGGTGACATGAAGAATCTCACACTGAGCAGTGGTTCGAGGTACAACGGGGAAGAGCAAGTACAGTTCATCGCTGAGGGAGCACATCAAGTGACAATCAGATCACCACCTCCAGCACTTCATCTGGAGAGTCTGAATAATGCAGTTCTCAGGTAAAGGCCACTCCAGCTGATGTTgtaagatgattttttttattgttcgaGTCCCCAAGATTTATTTACGGTGTCAGGAATATTCGAGCGAAACCCAATTGTTTAGAGAAACGACTTGATGTGTCGGAGAGTTCAAGTCCGAGCTAAATGAATTCGCTTGGTCAGATTTTGGCGTCGTTTCATTTCGCCCACATTTACTGATTCTATAACTAGAATATTCTATTCCACGCAGCGTCGCATTATATCGAAAGCACTAAAGCAAATGAAACCCTCACCCCACCCCCAGAGAgataattcatttgaattaataTCCCTCGAAGCGAtggtttattcaattttcatgggAGATCgatttgaaataaatgaataattctcgAATAGAGTCGAGAATTCGCCCTACAGCACCACCTCAAGCAGACAAAAAATACGAGCCACCACGTGGTTACACCCCGTTGGCAAtgaatcattatttatttccctcgcGTTATTGTTCATTTGGTAACTTTTATTGGTGAATTTCCCTCGTTAATTCCGctgtaaaaatatattcttgTTCTATTTCCAGTGGCTCCCAAAATAATCTTCACTGCAGCTGTAATGGAACGGTATCGTCTAATGGCAACGCCACGGGCTGTGCTACGGGTGGTTTAGCCCGCAAGGTCCAGAATCACACGGGCATCAGTCCCGGCCAGGTGAACAAAAAGCCGGTGGTGGCACTGACACACTTGCCAAGGAGACCACCAGTTGACATAGAGTTCAAAGACTTGGCCTACAGCGTTTCCGAAGGCCGACAAAGGGGTACAGAATTTTCTGAACAAtaaaatttgcaataaaaataatagcaCGCGTTTAAACGTCAAAATTCTGGAacgttcaacaatttttatgaaaaaaattgctatctcccgtagatttcgagatatcgctTAACATTCGGCTCTGAGATAAGgcgacttatctcgttttaccatttcgctactgaatttcaattccaactcacattttttatattgaatttcactttttttctggCGATTTCTATCGAACTTTTTTCTACTGTGTAATATATTCATGACGTTTATCATAGACGTGGAACGAtagtgataaataaaaatgtatgcGATTTCCATAAAGCGCGAGTATTCTGAGGTTCGCATTGAAGATAATTTACTTCTTTGAAGTGAACGCTCTCTGCATCttagaaaattttcctctcgaTGTCGAACAAAACTAGATCAATTTGGTTTTTCTACAGCATTTCTCTTGTGAAGATAATCTCAACGGAAATTTCTTGGCCTAAATTCCATGTTTCCACAATAGATGAGTAGTAAAAACTTCCCattaatagagaaaaaaaatcctgacgcAAACCCTATTCAGATTCTCCTTCCATAAACGGAAAAATGTGTGATGTGATTTCCTTTGCTctgttttataatttttaatgaaaattccaaaaaagtgGTGTGGAAAAGCGTTGGGAAAAGTAGGACagaattttcaatctcttccaGAGGCTGTAATGAAGGACgaagtgaaaatttcatttacagTCCATTTCCATTTATTCCAGGGTATAAAACTATATTGAAATGCGTGACTGGAAAGGTCAGGTCGGGCGAGCTGACGGCGATAATGGGACCCTCAGGGGCTGGCAAGAGTACTCTCATGAATGTACTCGCAGGATACAAGTGAGTTAATCAAATACATTGACAACTTAGTTGGCACCAAATAGCTCCAAGATTCCCATACGATTATTACTATTTATAaatcaatttataaataattttctcccgTCCTCTTGTGACCTGACCCTGTCGATGTCCCCCAGGACCTCCAACCTCAACGGTTCGATTCTGATAAACGGAAAGGAGCGGAATCTCCGTCACTTCCGGAAGACTTCTTGCTACATAATGCAGGACGACCGGCTGCTGCCCCACCTGACGGTCCACGAGGCGATGACAGTCTCAGCAAACCTGAAGCTTGGAAAGGACATAGACGCGGCGGGGAAGAAGGTCCTCGTCGAGGAGATCATCGACACCCTGGGGCTCTCGGACGCCAGCAACACTCAGACACAGTCGTTGTCTGGTGGCCAACGAAAGCGCTTGTCAATAGCCCTAGAGTTGGTCAACAATCCACCGGTGATGTTTTTTGACGAGCCGACATCAGGACTGGACAGCTCCTCGTGCTTCCAGTGCCTCAGCCTCCTGAAGTCTCTCTGCAGAGGTGGGTGAACGTCgagaatgatttatttattccgatgattaaataattaataatctgTTGCATCACAGGTGGAAGGACCATCATCTGCACGATTCACCAGCCCAGTGCGAGACTGTTCGAGATGTTCGACAATCTGTACCTCCTCGCCGAAGGCCAGTGCATTTACCAGGGAAATGTTCACGGTTTAGTGCCATTTCTGTCATCGATGGGTCTGGACTGCCCTAGCTATCACAATCCAGCTGATTTTGTGATGGAAGTGGCGTCCGGAGAACACGGAGAGTGCGTGGAGAAGCTAGTGACTGCCGTTAACAATGGAAAGTGCAATAATTATCAGAATTATAACACGAATTTGTTGACACACGCGGTATCGAATGATATCGCCAAACAGTCGTCCCCGGATGATGGAAAAGAGGGAAAGGTTGAGGGGCTGATACCCAATGGAGTGGCCAAGGGCCCACCAGGAACAGTCCTGAATATGCCAGTGTCCTGTACCACTTCGTTACTGGACAGTGCTGAGAGCATTGAGCAGAAGGTCGGCTTTCCGACCAATGGCTGGACGCAGTTCTGGATTCTCTTGAAGAGAACTTTTTTGTCGCAGATGAGGGATATGGTATGTttttaaaagtattttttatatcacCGCATTCTCGAGATTTATCGAGTCACGAATGTCCTCCGATGAGTCAGTTTAACTCGCGAATGTCTCGCGATTTGAATTAACATCCAATCACTGATGTGAGAGCACAATTGAATGATAATAATCGgtggagaataattttaatacgGACTAGGGATCAATGGACCCCTTGACGTTTTGGAAAATTCGATTCATTGACCGTAATTAAGAGTGAGACCCATTGACATCGGTAAAAGTATCAAACAGAGCATTCCGGCTCATAACTTGCTAGAGTTCACACGCACACACCCACGGATTTCTTGAACGGTGCCCTGTTTCATTGAACCCAGAGGGATGATTGAATCAATCGCGACGACGTGCTCATTATCTCACGAACACCTCAGTCAATTAATCGAgtattgagagagagagagagaaaaaaatcacttttaaTCATATTTTAATAATCATGGCTTTATTTAGGGCCGCATTTGACATTCGATGAATTTTCAGACATTAACGCGAGTGAGATTGATATCTCATATAATCGTTGGGTTTCTCATTGGCGCTCTGTACTACGACATAGGCAACGAAGGTGCTGAAGTCTACAGCAATGCAGGCTGTGTCTTCTTCACTGTCATGTTCCTGATGTTCACCGCCATGATGCCGACTATTCTCACGTGTAAGAAATCCGAATCCAACAACGAAGTGATGAACTGAGATACATCATTTCTGACTATTCGCTATGGACCAGTGTTTTCACGCTCCcatagattcggagatataagtcaacttatctcgtttcacCACTTCCCTACTGAATTGATCAATCACGATAATTACGTGCATTCAAggtgttttattaatttaatttcttcaCTACAGTTCCCATGGAGATGTCTGTGTTCGTGAGGGAGCATTTGAATTACTGGTACTCCCTGAAATCGTTCTACCTCTCTAGAACGCTCTCTGATCTACCATTCCaagtaaataattcataacaTTGACATTCGTAATTATAAGAAGCCATTATCCAGTTATTCCAGATAATGAAGAAATCATGTGTTTGTTgtgctcattattttttcagacTGTGTTCTCGATAGCCTACGTCATGATCGTTTACTTCATGACATCTCAACCATTGGAAACTTACAGATTTTTAATGTATCTCAATATTTGTGTACTGACAGCACTTGTATCCCAATCCATTGGATTGTTGATTGGAGCTTCAATGAGTGTCGAAGTGAGTAACAACAATAATTCCTAGAGGTCCAAAGATTACATTCTCTTTCGATAATCCAGAGCTCTCTCaatgtttataattaatttacagagTGGAGTATTCATTGGCCCAGTGTCGACAGTTCCCATAATCCTATTCTctggatttttcataaaatacaCCGCAATGCCATCGTACTTGAGCTGGTTGTCTTATCTGTCCTTCATTCGTTATGGTTTTGAAGGTGCAATGTTAACAGTCTTTGGGTATAATAGACCACGATTGAAGTGCCGCGAGGCTTACTGCCACTACAGAGAGCCAAAGAAATTTCTCGAGGAAATGGCAATGGACAAATCGGCCTATTGGCTCGATGCTGTTGCCCTCCTTGCCATGCTCATTGTCCTAAGGTTTTCCACGTATTTTGTACTTAAACTGAAGATAAGATCACTGCGCTAGGGGGTACAATTGCCATGCATATAGGATAATCAAATTTAGTAGATGATGAAGTGGTTGAATTCGATGGCACCAATTTTCCGTCACATTGACCTCTGGATATGACGGGAACTATTGTTTTTTTGGCAATATAGcggaaataatttgaattaagtggatttaataaatgaaaaaatcagtcTCAAGTTCATCGAATTCGTCAATTAAATCGTGACTCGCAcgcattattaattattcataggAAATGACTCGTTCTTTACTTTTTAAAGTTTTTtagagttgaaaaatattttttaatgactcgATATGGAGAGTGAAACTCAAAAGTGAATTTAAACAGCAAAATCACTTTGAGAAAAAATCCTAAATTCTAAATCCAATAATTTCTGATCCTCCAAAAGAACTTTGGTCCGGTGAATTTCGCTACTTCATCATTCAAATGAATGACGGAGCAGACAATAACGTCCGTAGACGTCAATCAGCCAAACAGTGCGTTTTGATCGATAAAATTACAATCGAGAAACatggaaaatataaaatcgAAGAACAGATTAagactgaaaaattaattatggatatgaaaaattgtcgagtaaaacgaaaaacaattcaaatcATAAAAAACTAGAGCAGATTATAATAATAGGGGACAGAGGGGTGAAATAGTTACGTTGATTTTGTTAATTCATATGACTAAGTAGCTTTAATAATATAACAACACTCAAATTATTACCAAGATGATGGATTTTATGGTTCATTGGGATTTACTAGCACACGCTGAAATACGAAAACTTGATGAACAATATCCGAcaggtattttttaattttaatttatggtgaatcatatttttattctcgatTTGGAATAGTTTTGCCGTAAATTGACACTGGTTttgaataagaaaaattatttacaattcttCGACCAATGTcaaaaatga
This window contains:
- the LOC135169222 gene encoding ATP-binding cassette sub-family G member 4 — protein: MGDMKNLTLSSGSRYNGEEQVQFIAEGAHQVTIRSPPPALHLESLNNAVLSGSQNNLHCSCNGTVSSNGNATGCATGGLARKVQNHTGISPGQVNKKPVVALTHLPRRPPVDIEFKDLAYSVSEGRQRGYKTILKCVTGKVRSGELTAIMGPSGAGKSTLMNVLAGYKTSNLNGSILINGKERNLRHFRKTSCYIMQDDRLLPHLTVHEAMTVSANLKLGKDIDAAGKKVLVEEIIDTLGLSDASNTQTQSLSGGQRKRLSIALELVNNPPVMFFDEPTSGLDSSSCFQCLSLLKSLCRGGRTIICTIHQPSARLFEMFDNLYLLAEGQCIYQGNVHGLVPFLSSMGLDCPSYHNPADFVMEVASGEHGECVEKLVTAVNNGKCNNYQNYNTNLLTHAVSNDIAKQSSPDDGKEGKVEGLIPNGVAKGPPGTVLNMPVSCTTSLLDSAESIEQKVGFPTNGWTQFWILLKRTFLSQMRDMTLTRVRLISHIIVGFLIGALYYDIGNEGAEVYSNAGCVFFTVMFLMFTAMMPTILTFPMEMSVFVREHLNYWYSLKSFYLSRTLSDLPFQTVFSIAYVMIVYFMTSQPLETYRFLMYLNICVLTALVSQSIGLLIGASMSVESGVFIGPVSTVPIILFSGFFIKYTAMPSYLSWLSYLSFIRYGFEGAMLTVFGYNRPRLKCREAYCHYREPKKFLEEMAMDKSAYWLDAVALLAMLIVLRFSTYFVLKLKIRSLR